The Paraburkholderia sp. ZP32-5 genome includes a window with the following:
- a CDS encoding Hsp70 family protein produces MTEMKRYSVGIDLGTSNTVLAYAERGSQTIRVFEIEQLVSPGEVAARPLLPSVRYHAADGELSAADLQLPWSHQAMGRIDGDAGSPVVVGRLARLLGAQVPGRLVASAKSWLSHASVDRVAPILPWGAPDEVRKVSPVDASASYLAHVRAAWNQRFADAPLEQQDVVLTVPASFDEGARALTVEAARLAGLPSLRLLEEPQAAFYDWLFHHRENLAGELADTRLVLICDVGGGTTDLTLIEVALGDDGEPRLTRIGVGNHLMLGGDNMDLALAHLVEARLPGGSGASGRNAQAPQRLSAASLSQLVERCRAVKEQLLGEQAPESASVTLLGAGSKLIGGARTAQLTRDEAEKIIVDGFFPKVAAHDRPGRARGAIVEFGLPYATDAAITRHIAAFLDRFAAQSRKALGSASSADGDADTNGSEAALPIPDTLLLNGGVFRADALSRRLADTLGGWRGAPLNVLHNDNPDVAVARGAVAYTLARAGFAPKIGGGSPRSYFLVLDDAPAAKPDSDANQAPTPRGICLLPRSTEEGHEILIADRTFALRLGHPVRFHLVSSSADTVYQPGELIDLADGDFVRLPPIATVVQPRDGDGARETAVRIATSLTEVGTLDVHCIELDNPAQRWLLEFQLRREDAQVNLGATGGPERHPALDRAIELIDRSFGARAHNVDPKEIKRLRAQLEHLLGPRDSWNSALLRELFGALWERARRRRRSADHERLWLNLAGYCVRPGFGYPLDEWRVEQLWSLFDDGIQYVSDSQVWSEWWTLWRRAAGGLGEDAQLRVLEAMDYLQKAAQSRHKLPFDVAKTGFADMVRLGASLERIPAERKIELGEAVLARLQKPSENHQSWWAVGRIGARQPFYGSAHSVVPPEVAAQWLDAILKLDWKKVDPAAFAAVQIARMTGDRSRDLADDLRATLVRRLEATTAPRAWITMVSETVALDNADEGRVFGEALPAGLQLIGG; encoded by the coding sequence ATGACTGAGATGAAGCGGTACAGCGTCGGCATCGATCTCGGTACCAGTAATACGGTGCTGGCATATGCGGAACGCGGATCGCAGACGATCCGCGTCTTCGAGATCGAGCAGTTGGTGAGCCCCGGCGAAGTCGCCGCGCGGCCACTGTTGCCGTCGGTGCGCTATCACGCGGCAGACGGCGAACTGAGCGCGGCCGATCTGCAATTGCCGTGGTCTCATCAAGCGATGGGTCGTATCGACGGCGATGCGGGCTCGCCGGTCGTGGTCGGCCGGCTCGCGCGCCTGCTCGGTGCGCAGGTGCCGGGGCGGCTCGTCGCGAGCGCGAAAAGCTGGCTGTCGCATGCGTCGGTCGATCGCGTCGCGCCGATCCTGCCGTGGGGTGCACCCGACGAAGTCCGCAAGGTGTCGCCGGTCGATGCCAGCGCGAGCTACCTCGCGCACGTGCGCGCCGCGTGGAATCAGCGTTTTGCGGATGCACCGCTCGAACAGCAGGACGTCGTGCTGACGGTACCGGCGTCGTTCGATGAAGGCGCACGCGCGTTGACCGTCGAAGCGGCGCGGCTCGCGGGGCTGCCGTCGCTGCGGCTGCTCGAAGAGCCGCAGGCGGCGTTCTACGACTGGCTGTTTCATCATCGCGAGAACCTTGCCGGCGAGCTTGCGGATACGCGTCTCGTGCTGATCTGCGACGTCGGCGGCGGCACGACCGATCTGACGCTGATCGAAGTCGCGCTGGGCGACGACGGCGAGCCGCGCCTGACGCGCATCGGCGTCGGCAATCATCTGATGCTCGGCGGCGACAACATGGATCTCGCGCTCGCGCATCTGGTCGAGGCGCGCTTGCCGGGTGGGTCGGGTGCTTCTGGTCGCAATGCGCAAGCGCCGCAGCGGCTATCGGCTGCGAGTCTGTCGCAGCTGGTCGAGCGTTGCCGCGCCGTGAAGGAGCAACTGCTCGGCGAGCAGGCGCCGGAGTCGGCATCGGTGACGCTGCTCGGCGCGGGCTCGAAGCTGATCGGCGGCGCGCGCACCGCTCAGCTCACGCGTGATGAAGCGGAAAAGATCATCGTCGATGGCTTTTTTCCGAAGGTCGCCGCGCACGACCGGCCGGGTCGAGCGCGCGGCGCGATCGTCGAGTTCGGCCTGCCCTATGCGACCGATGCGGCGATTACCCGGCATATCGCGGCGTTTCTCGACCGGTTCGCCGCGCAATCGCGCAAGGCGCTCGGTTCCGCGTCGTCAGCCGATGGTGATGCTGATACGAACGGCAGCGAAGCCGCGCTGCCCATCCCCGACACGCTGCTGCTCAACGGCGGCGTGTTCCGCGCCGACGCGCTGTCAAGGCGCCTCGCCGACACGCTCGGCGGCTGGCGCGGCGCGCCGCTCAACGTCCTGCACAACGACAATCCCGACGTCGCTGTCGCGCGCGGCGCGGTTGCCTATACGCTGGCGCGCGCGGGCTTCGCGCCGAAAATCGGCGGCGGCTCGCCGCGCAGCTATTTCCTCGTGCTCGACGACGCACCCGCTGCCAAACCGGATAGCGACGCCAACCAGGCACCGACACCACGCGGCATCTGCCTGCTGCCGCGCAGCACCGAGGAAGGCCACGAGATCCTGATCGCGGATCGCACCTTCGCGCTGCGGCTCGGTCACCCGGTGCGCTTCCATCTGGTGTCGTCGAGCGCGGACACCGTGTATCAGCCAGGCGAACTGATCGATCTCGCGGACGGCGATTTCGTGCGCCTGCCGCCGATCGCCACCGTCGTGCAGCCGCGCGATGGTGACGGCGCGCGCGAAACCGCGGTGCGTATCGCCACGTCGCTGACCGAAGTCGGCACGCTCGACGTCCATTGCATCGAACTCGACAATCCCGCGCAGCGCTGGCTGCTCGAATTCCAGCTACGCCGCGAAGACGCGCAGGTGAACCTCGGCGCCACTGGTGGGCCCGAACGTCACCCCGCGCTCGATCGCGCGATCGAACTGATCGACCGCTCGTTCGGTGCGCGCGCACACAATGTCGATCCGAAGGAAATCAAACGGCTGCGCGCGCAGCTCGAACATCTGCTCGGCCCGCGCGACAGCTGGAACAGCGCGTTGCTGCGCGAACTGTTCGGCGCGCTGTGGGAACGCGCGCGTCGCCGGCGCCGCTCGGCGGATCACGAACGGCTATGGCTGAATCTCGCCGGCTATTGCGTGCGGCCCGGCTTCGGCTATCCGCTCGACGAATGGCGTGTCGAGCAGTTGTGGTCGCTGTTCGACGACGGCATCCAGTATGTGAGCGACAGTCAGGTGTGGTCCGAATGGTGGACGCTGTGGCGCCGCGCAGCCGGCGGCCTCGGTGAAGACGCGCAACTGCGCGTTCTGGAGGCCATGGACTATCTGCAGAAGGCCGCGCAATCGCGTCACAAGCTGCCGTTCGATGTCGCGAAGACCGGCTTCGCCGATATGGTGCGGCTCGGCGCATCGCTCGAACGGATCCCGGCCGAACGCAAGATCGAACTCGGCGAGGCGGTGCTCGCGCGTTTGCAAAAGCCGTCGGAAAATCATCAGAGCTGGTGGGCGGTCGGGCGTATCGGTGCGCGGCAGCCGTTCTACGGCAGCGCGCATAGCGTCGTGCCGCCCGAGGTTGCCGCGCAATGGCTCGACGCGATCCTGAAGCTCGACTGGAAGAAGGTCGATCCCGCGGCATTCGCGGCCGTGCAGATCGCGCGCATGACCGGCGACCGCTCGCGCGATCTCGCCGACGATCTGCGCGCCACGCTCGTGCGGCGTCTGGAAGCGACGACCGCGCCGCGCGCGTGGATCACGATGGTCAGCGAAACGGTCGCGCTTGATAACGCCGACGAAGGGCGTGTATTCGGGGAGGCGCTGCCGGCGGGGTTGCAGTTGATCGGTGGCTGA
- a CDS encoding GGDEF domain-containing protein, translated as MARTYYGKPAVQLAYSNDRLASRMPAEPPVSSEAEVESSVIEWLLHDDQVMRECFTHAAEILKSVTGAAITAIVLLDEEHQHYRAEVGMAMPLVTRARSLADYAVRDAELFVIEDAHADSRFGECMLVKRHPFVRFYAAIALRAPNGEIVGALCAMDPSPGRLDEGQRGVFHHLRAMVENDLKMRTATAIDPLTQLYNRRFLLESIARRWKEARDGDVMGSVVVDVDWFKQYNDTYGHQAGDHCLREVASVMQAAADGERIMVGRMGGEEFGLLVLEARPCMLEDTLETLRQGVMNLAIEHRASPLGVVTVSVGASLTRISDLSRPAHRDGFATADRALYSSKHNGRNRVTMA; from the coding sequence ATGGCCAGAACCTATTATGGAAAACCCGCCGTGCAACTCGCTTACAGTAACGACCGCCTCGCCAGCCGGATGCCCGCGGAGCCGCCCGTCAGCAGCGAGGCCGAGGTCGAGTCTTCGGTTATCGAATGGCTGTTGCACGACGATCAGGTGATGCGCGAGTGCTTTACGCACGCGGCCGAAATTCTGAAGAGCGTGACCGGCGCGGCGATTACCGCGATCGTGCTGCTCGACGAGGAGCATCAGCACTATCGCGCGGAAGTCGGCATGGCGATGCCGCTCGTGACGCGCGCACGCTCGCTCGCCGACTATGCGGTGCGCGACGCGGAACTGTTCGTGATCGAGGACGCGCATGCCGACAGCCGTTTCGGCGAATGCATGCTGGTCAAGCGTCATCCGTTCGTGCGGTTTTACGCGGCGATCGCGCTGCGCGCGCCGAACGGCGAGATCGTCGGCGCGTTGTGCGCGATGGACCCGTCGCCCGGCCGGCTCGACGAAGGACAGCGCGGCGTGTTCCATCATCTGCGCGCGATGGTCGAGAACGATCTGAAGATGCGCACCGCCACCGCGATCGATCCGCTCACGCAGCTCTATAACCGCCGCTTCCTGCTGGAGAGCATCGCGCGCCGCTGGAAGGAAGCACGCGATGGCGACGTGATGGGCTCGGTGGTCGTCGACGTCGACTGGTTCAAGCAGTACAACGACACCTACGGTCATCAGGCTGGCGATCATTGCCTGCGTGAGGTCGCATCGGTGATGCAGGCCGCCGCCGATGGCGAGCGCATCATGGTCGGTCGTATGGGCGGCGAGGAATTCGGGCTGCTGGTGCTCGAAGCGCGGCCGTGCATGCTCGAAGACACGCTCGAAACGCTGCGGCAGGGCGTGATGAATCTCGCGATCGAGCATCGCGCGTCGCCCCTCGGTGTGGTGACGGTCAGCGTTGGCGCATCGCTGACGCGCATCAGCGATCTGTCGCGTCCCGCGCATCGCGATGGTTTTGCGACTGCGGACCGCGCGTTGTATAGCTCGAAGCACAACGGCCGCAATCGCGTGACGATGGCGTAG
- the argG gene encoding argininosuccinate synthase, whose protein sequence is MSTILENVPVGQKVGIAFSGGLDTSAALHWMRQKGAVPYAYTANLGQPDEDDYDSIPRRATQYGAEGARLIDCRAQLVAEGIAALQCGAFHISTAGVTYFNTTPIGRAVTGTMLVAAMKEDGVNIWGDGSTYKGNDIERFYRYGLLVNPDLKIYKPWLDQLFIDELGGRAEMSEFMRQSGFDYKMSAEKAYSTDSNLLGATHEAKDLESLESGIRIVNPIMGVAFWRDDVQIAKEEITIRFEEGQPVALNGKTFANQVELLLEANRIGGRHGLGMSDQIENRIIEAKSRGIYEAPGLALLHIAYERLVTGIHNEDTIEQYRENGRRLGRLLYQGRWFDPQAIMLRETAQRWVARAITGEVTVELRRGNDYSIVSTKSPNLTYQPERLSMEKVASTFSPRDRIGQLTMRNLDITDTRDKLRIYSQVGLLSSNETSALPQVKGDNE, encoded by the coding sequence ATGAGTACAATTCTTGAAAATGTTCCGGTTGGCCAGAAGGTCGGCATTGCCTTTTCCGGTGGCCTCGACACCAGCGCCGCGCTGCACTGGATGCGCCAGAAGGGCGCCGTGCCGTACGCCTACACGGCCAACCTCGGTCAGCCCGACGAAGACGACTACGATTCGATCCCGCGTCGCGCGACGCAATATGGCGCCGAAGGCGCGCGCCTGATCGACTGCCGCGCGCAACTGGTCGCCGAAGGCATCGCGGCGCTGCAGTGCGGCGCGTTCCATATCTCGACGGCGGGCGTCACCTACTTCAACACCACGCCGATCGGCCGCGCGGTGACCGGCACGATGCTGGTCGCGGCGATGAAGGAAGACGGCGTCAACATCTGGGGCGACGGCAGCACGTATAAGGGCAACGACATCGAGCGTTTCTATCGCTACGGTCTGCTCGTGAATCCGGATCTGAAGATCTACAAGCCGTGGCTCGACCAGCTGTTTATCGACGAACTCGGCGGCCGCGCGGAAATGTCCGAATTCATGCGCCAGTCGGGCTTCGACTACAAGATGTCGGCGGAAAAAGCGTATTCGACCGACTCGAACCTGCTGGGTGCCACGCACGAAGCGAAGGATCTCGAAAGCCTCGAATCGGGTATCCGCATCGTCAACCCGATCATGGGTGTCGCGTTCTGGCGCGACGACGTGCAGATCGCGAAGGAAGAAATCACGATCCGTTTCGAGGAAGGCCAACCGGTCGCGCTGAACGGCAAGACTTTCGCGAATCAGGTCGAACTGCTGCTGGAGGCGAATCGCATCGGCGGCCGTCATGGTCTCGGTATGAGCGACCAGATCGAGAACCGCATCATCGAGGCGAAGAGCCGCGGCATCTATGAAGCACCGGGTCTCGCACTGCTGCATATCGCGTATGAGCGTCTCGTCACCGGTATCCACAACGAAGACACGATCGAGCAGTACCGCGAGAATGGCCGCCGTCTTGGCCGTCTGCTGTACCAGGGCCGCTGGTTCGATCCGCAGGCGATCATGCTGCGCGAAACCGCCCAACGCTGGGTCGCGCGCGCGATCACCGGCGAAGTGACGGTCGAACTGCGTCGCGGCAACGACTACTCGATCGTCAGCACGAAGTCGCCGAATCTCACGTATCAGCCGGAGCGTCTGTCGATGGAGAAGGTTGCGTCGACGTTCTCGCCGCGCGACCGCATCGGTCAACTGACGATGCGCAACCTCGATATCACCGATACGCGCGACAAGCTGCGCATCTACTCGCAGGTGGGGCTGCTGTCGTCGAACGAGACGTCGGCGCTGCCGCAGGTGAAGGGCGACAACGAGTAA
- a CDS encoding LysR family transcriptional regulator, with protein MINLFQAMQAFVKVADVGSFAQAAAQLGVSTSVVTRHVSSLEQHLGIRLFQRTTRKVVLTEAGAQYADGCRVLLAELAEVESRATTASRDVAGDLRIVALGSFSLFRLTPLFSAYQARFPQVNLRVTLTEKRVDLLEGGFDVGIVTEHMIRSESLVVRRLINSHAVPVAAAAYLAQAGHPQKPAELARHRLIAAPFNTAAPTWIFRDGNGDGGDGKDEGEDADQRNESIAVDASFTVNSMIMQKQAALGAMGIALLPLEMVADELRAGTLVRVLDGYKVLNGDVAVSLVYPSREFVPRKVREFIDLAVGFFE; from the coding sequence ATGATCAATCTTTTCCAGGCCATGCAGGCCTTCGTCAAGGTTGCCGACGTCGGCAGCTTTGCGCAGGCCGCGGCACAACTCGGCGTGTCGACATCGGTGGTGACGCGCCACGTTTCCAGTCTCGAACAGCATCTCGGCATCCGCCTGTTCCAGCGCACGACGCGCAAGGTCGTGCTGACCGAAGCCGGCGCGCAATACGCGGACGGCTGCCGGGTGCTGCTCGCCGAACTCGCCGAAGTGGAGTCGCGCGCGACCACCGCGTCGCGCGACGTAGCCGGCGATCTGCGGATCGTCGCGCTCGGCAGCTTTTCGCTGTTTCGCCTGACGCCGCTCTTCTCCGCCTATCAGGCGCGTTTCCCGCAGGTGAATCTGCGCGTCACGCTGACCGAAAAGCGCGTCGATCTGCTCGAAGGCGGTTTCGACGTCGGCATCGTGACCGAGCATATGATCCGCTCGGAATCGCTGGTGGTGCGGCGGCTGATCAATTCGCACGCGGTGCCGGTGGCCGCGGCCGCGTATCTCGCGCAGGCCGGGCATCCGCAAAAGCCGGCGGAACTTGCGCGACACCGGCTGATTGCCGCGCCGTTCAACACGGCCGCGCCGACGTGGATCTTCCGCGATGGCAATGGCGACGGCGGCGACGGTAAAGACGAAGGCGAAGACGCGGACCAACGCAACGAAAGCATCGCGGTCGATGCGTCGTTTACCGTCAACAGCATGATCATGCAGAAGCAGGCGGCGCTCGGCGCGATGGGCATCGCGTTGCTGCCGCTCGAGATGGTCGCCGACGAATTGCGCGCGGGCACGCTGGTGCGCGTGCTCGACGGCTATAAGGTGCTCAATGGCGACGTGGCCGTTTCGCTGGTCTATCCGAGCCGCGAGTTCGTGCCGCGCAAGGTGCGCGAATTCATCGATCTGGCGGTTGGCTTTTTCGAGTGA
- the phnX gene encoding phosphonoacetaldehyde hydrolase produces the protein MKHVKAVIFDWAGTVVDYGSRAPMGAFVETFAQFGVPITIDEARGPMGMAKRPHIAALMALPRVARAWADKYGHAPADADIDAVYDVFVPKNIAVAASYSAVIPGVAEVASALRGDAIRIGTTTGYTREIIDEIVPGAAAQGFSPDSIVCTGDTPEGRPSPYMIYRTLPQLGVWRAKEAIKVDDTEVGIEEGINGGTWTVGVAVSGNAFGMSEAEVKALPADEFATRRHDAIEKLKAAGAHYVIDSVADLMPVVYDIDARLARGERP, from the coding sequence ATGAAACACGTCAAGGCAGTGATTTTCGATTGGGCCGGCACGGTGGTCGATTACGGTTCGCGCGCGCCGATGGGCGCGTTCGTCGAGACCTTCGCGCAGTTTGGCGTACCGATCACGATCGACGAGGCACGTGGGCCGATGGGCATGGCCAAGCGCCCGCATATCGCGGCGCTGATGGCATTGCCGCGCGTCGCGCGGGCATGGGCCGACAAGTACGGCCACGCGCCGGCCGATGCCGATATCGACGCGGTGTACGACGTATTCGTACCGAAGAACATCGCGGTTGCCGCGAGCTATAGCGCGGTGATTCCGGGTGTCGCGGAGGTCGCGAGCGCGTTGCGTGGCGACGCTATCCGCATCGGCACGACCACCGGCTATACCCGCGAGATCATCGACGAAATCGTGCCTGGCGCGGCTGCGCAGGGCTTTTCGCCGGACAGCATCGTGTGCACCGGCGATACGCCGGAAGGACGGCCGTCGCCATACATGATCTATCGCACGCTGCCGCAACTGGGCGTGTGGCGCGCAAAAGAGGCGATCAAGGTCGACGATACCGAGGTCGGCATCGAGGAAGGCATCAACGGCGGCACATGGACGGTCGGTGTCGCGGTCAGCGGCAACGCGTTCGGGATGAGCGAGGCCGAGGTGAAGGCGCTGCCGGCCGATGAGTTTGCTACGCGACGCCATGATGCGATCGAAAAGCTGAAGGCGGCGGGCGCGCATTACGTGATCGACAGCGTCGCCGATCTGATGCCGGTCGTGTACGACATCGATGCAAGGCTCGCGCGCGGCGAGCGGCCTTGA
- a CDS encoding 2-aminoethylphosphonate--pyruvate transaminase, whose translation MESTPGGSAAKSVAAAAAASMTLHGTTRRARPAGGEPYLLTPGPLTTALSTKEAMLRDWGSWDGDFRAMTAQLRASLLHIAGDIAGDYDCVPLQGSGSYCVEAMLGSLIPRDGHTLVLANGAYGKRVATTLGYLGRACTLLDKGDYLPPRGVEVARMLDADPSITHVVAIHCETSSGILNPLEEIAAVVAKKGRKLLIDSMSAFGAVPLDVRQIVCEAFVSSANKCIEGVPGFGFVIARKSALADTKGRSHSLALDIHDQWDVMNRTGQWRFTPPTHAVAAFVEALRLYRLEGGQPARLARYANNRDVLVAGMQALGFEPLLSAHWRSPVIVTFFSPAHPLFEFARFYELMKQQGFVIYPGKLTVVDSFRIGCIGQVDAHVMRSVVEACAYSLRAMGVTHAAPSAAALDERDALAQAA comes from the coding sequence ATGGAAAGCACGCCCGGCGGTTCAGCGGCGAAATCGGTGGCAGCCGCCGCGGCGGCGAGCATGACCCTCCACGGCACGACCCGGCGCGCGCGGCCGGCCGGCGGCGAGCCTTATCTGCTGACACCGGGGCCGCTGACCACCGCGCTGTCGACCAAAGAGGCGATGCTGCGCGACTGGGGCTCGTGGGACGGCGACTTTCGCGCGATGACCGCGCAATTGCGCGCGAGCCTGCTGCACATCGCCGGCGACATCGCGGGCGATTACGACTGCGTGCCGCTGCAGGGCAGCGGCAGCTACTGCGTCGAAGCGATGCTCGGCAGCCTGATTCCACGCGATGGCCACACGCTGGTGCTCGCGAACGGCGCATACGGCAAGCGCGTGGCGACGACGCTCGGCTATCTGGGCCGCGCCTGCACGCTGCTCGACAAGGGCGACTATCTGCCGCCGCGCGGCGTCGAAGTGGCGCGCATGCTCGACGCGGACCCGAGCATCACGCATGTCGTCGCGATTCATTGCGAAACCAGCTCCGGCATTCTGAATCCGCTCGAGGAAATCGCCGCCGTCGTCGCAAAGAAAGGCCGCAAGCTGCTGATCGATTCGATGAGCGCGTTCGGCGCGGTGCCGCTCGACGTGCGGCAGATCGTCTGCGAGGCGTTCGTGTCGTCGGCGAACAAGTGCATCGAGGGCGTGCCGGGGTTCGGCTTCGTGATCGCGCGCAAGAGCGCGCTCGCCGACACGAAGGGCCGCAGCCATTCGCTCGCGCTCGACATCCACGATCAATGGGACGTGATGAACCGCACCGGACAGTGGCGCTTCACGCCGCCCACGCATGCGGTGGCCGCGTTTGTCGAAGCGCTGCGTCTATACCGGCTCGAAGGCGGGCAGCCGGCGCGGCTCGCGCGTTATGCGAACAATCGCGACGTGCTGGTGGCCGGCATGCAAGCGCTCGGCTTCGAGCCGCTGCTGAGCGCGCATTGGCGTTCGCCCGTCATCGTGACGTTTTTCTCGCCCGCGCATCCATTGTTCGAATTCGCGCGCTTCTACGAACTGATGAAGCAACAGGGCTTCGTCATCTATCCGGGCAAGCTGACGGTGGTGGACAGTTTTCGCATCGGCTGCATCGGTCAGGTCGACGCGCATGTGATGCGAAGCGTGGTCGAGGCTTGCGCGTATTCGCTGCGCGCGATGGGCGTCACGCACGCGGCGCCGTCGGCGGCCGCGCTAGACGAGCGCGATGCGCTCGCGCAGGCCGCCTGA
- a CDS encoding LysR substrate-binding domain-containing protein: MQYAQLRAFHAVAEHGGFSKAAQALSLTQPAVSDHVRRLEQDYGVKLFERGPRGVETTELGLRLFSVTRHMLSCERDARQLLESAGGLESGSLSLAADAPDLAVALISAFRRRHPGIIVTLSIANAAECMQRVLSSAVDAAITAAPQVHSRLESRVLRREPLAAMVPASYPAAKKRRLSYAELVKQPMIFREPQSVTQQLLEIELVRESLQVEPVLYVDGREALEEAVAQGMGVGVIARAEFKESRRIRMVPLQDCQVQMIESLTRLAERPGSNLLDAFFAVELVGADEVGGGEGGRV; encoded by the coding sequence GTGCAATATGCGCAATTGCGGGCGTTTCATGCGGTCGCGGAACACGGCGGCTTTTCGAAAGCGGCGCAGGCACTGTCGCTGACGCAGCCGGCGGTGTCCGATCACGTGCGCCGGCTCGAGCAGGATTACGGCGTCAAGCTGTTCGAGCGCGGGCCGCGCGGCGTCGAGACGACCGAGCTGGGTCTGCGGCTTTTCAGCGTCACCCGGCATATGCTCAGTTGCGAGCGCGACGCGCGTCAGTTGCTCGAATCGGCAGGCGGGCTCGAATCGGGTTCGCTATCGCTCGCCGCCGACGCGCCCGATCTGGCGGTCGCGCTGATCAGTGCGTTTCGTCGCCGGCATCCGGGCATCATCGTCACACTGTCGATCGCGAACGCGGCCGAGTGCATGCAGCGCGTGCTATCGAGCGCGGTCGACGCCGCCATCACCGCCGCGCCGCAGGTGCATAGCCGGCTGGAGTCGCGCGTGCTGCGGCGCGAACCGCTGGCCGCGATGGTGCCGGCGAGCTACCCCGCCGCGAAGAAACGCCGGCTCAGTTACGCGGAACTGGTCAAACAGCCGATGATCTTCCGTGAGCCGCAATCGGTCACGCAGCAACTGCTCGAAATCGAACTGGTGCGCGAATCGCTGCAGGTGGAGCCGGTACTTTACGTCGATGGGCGCGAGGCACTGGAGGAAGCGGTCGCGCAAGGCATGGGGGTCGGCGTGATCGCGCGCGCGGAGTTCAAGGAATCGCGGCGCATCAGGATGGTGCCGTTACAGGATTGCCAGGTGCAGATGATCGAATCGCTGACGCGGCTGGCCGAGCGGCCGGGGTCGAATCTGCTCGATGCGTTTTTTGCGGTGGAGTTGGTGGGGGCGGATGAGGTGGGGGGCGGCGAAGGGGGGCGTGTGTAG
- a CDS encoding glucose 1-dehydrogenase codes for MSKLTGKVAVVTGGSKGIGAAIAKALAAQGASVVVNYASSRAGAEKVVADIAAAGGKAVAVGGDVSKAADAQDIIDTAIETYGRLDILVNNSGIYEFAPIEEITEAHFHKHFDINVLGLLLVTQAAVKHLGEGASIVNVSSVVSRITPPNAAVYTATKGAVDAITGSLAKELGPRKIRVNSVNPGIVETEGTHGGGIMGSDFETWAISTTPLGRVGQPEDIADVVTFLASDDARWLTGESLIASGGSR; via the coding sequence ATGAGCAAGCTCACAGGCAAAGTAGCGGTAGTAACGGGTGGTTCGAAAGGCATCGGCGCGGCGATTGCGAAAGCATTGGCCGCGCAGGGCGCGTCGGTGGTGGTGAACTATGCGTCGAGCCGCGCGGGCGCCGAAAAGGTGGTCGCCGATATCGCCGCGGCGGGCGGCAAGGCAGTGGCGGTAGGTGGCGACGTGTCGAAGGCCGCCGACGCGCAGGACATCATCGATACGGCGATCGAAACGTATGGCCGCCTCGATATTCTCGTCAACAACTCGGGCATCTATGAGTTCGCGCCGATCGAAGAGATCACCGAAGCTCACTTCCATAAGCACTTCGATATCAACGTGCTCGGTCTCCTGCTGGTGACGCAGGCGGCGGTCAAGCATCTCGGCGAAGGCGCGAGCATCGTCAACGTGAGCTCGGTGGTAAGCCGCATCACGCCGCCGAACGCGGCGGTCTATACGGCCACCAAGGGCGCGGTCGACGCGATCACCGGCTCGCTCGCGAAGGAACTCGGCCCGCGCAAGATCCGCGTAAATTCGGTGAATCCGGGCATCGTCGAAACCGAAGGTACGCATGGCGGCGGCATCATGGGTTCCGATTTCGAAACGTGGGCGATCAGCACCACCCCGCTCGGACGCGTCGGTCAGCCTGAAGATATCGCCGACGTGGTCACGTTCCTCGCATCGGACGACGCGCGCTGGCTGACCGGCGAAAGCCTGATCGCGAGCGGCGGTTCGCGTTAA